The Lancefieldella sp. Marseille-Q7238 genomic interval TTCTTTTTATATACAATTGTATCTGCTTTATAAAAAAGTGTAGTATAGGCGAACCCTTAGCTAGATTAAAAATACTAATCAATTAATAATGGAAAAAAATCAGTTCTGCTTTCATTAATTCCTGTTAAAAGTGCTAGTTTTTACTAGTAATACCGTTCACGGTAAAATTTATCCGTTTGCGGAATCTATAAGTTGACTAGATATTTCTATCTATCTTTTTAGATATTATGATGAAAAAGAGAGAGGAGTTGACTTGTGATTGGCATAGTAATAATAGGTCATGCTGATTTTTCGAAAGGAATGAGAAGCGCCATAGAGTTATTGGCGGGAAATTCTCCTCAATTAGAAACACTTGGCCTCTATCCAGGAGATAATCCACTGGAATTCAAAAATAAAGCGATTGTGGCAATTGATTCGGTAAACATGGGCGATGGAGTTCTCGTTCTTATTGATTTATTCGGTGGAACACCATGCAATACAGTTGCTCAACTTCTTGAATCGAAGGATATTTATGCCGTTGCTGGTATTAATTTGCCTCTAGCAATACAGGCGGTCTTTGCTAGAGATGAAATGAGCATTGAGGAACTAGCTAGGAACATTTTAGAAACAGGTAGGACCTCACTGATTGATGTTCGAACTCACTATCAAATGATTTCAGAGAATAGCGAAGAAGAGAATTTTTAGGAGGCCGTAGAATGGACGTAAAGGGAATGGAAAGTATCGTCCTTACTCGCGTGGACGACAGACTGGTTCATGGACAGGTGATGACCTCTTGGTCGAAGGCCACCAATGCGAATAAGTTCATGGTTATCGACGATGAAGTTGCTGCAAACGATTTAATGAAAACTGTATTGAAGGGCGTCATTCCTGGCAATATAAAGCTTGGCATCTTTACCATAGCTAAAGCTGCTGACCGTCTTACAAAAGGTTTTAAGCCAGATGACCGGGTTATTATTCTGGTTAAGACGCCAATTACGATTCTCAAGCTACAAAAAATGGGAATTAGCTTCAAGCACTTAAACATAGGTGGTATTGGTACTCGTTCTGATCGTGAGACTCTTTGGAGAAATATTGCTGTTACTGCGGATGAAAAAAATGCAATTAAGGAGTTAATTTCAGAGGGAACTGAAGTGTTTATACAAATTACCGCGGATGACTCAAAAGTTGATGTAGCAAAGCTGATTGTCTAGTTGATTGGAGGAAGAACAATGCAAATTACGTTATTACAGGCTTTTTTGATTGGAGTGATTTATTACTTCGGCTTTGTGGGGACGCCATGGTTCCTTCTTCTAGGCGGAATCTCTATTGTTCAAAAGCCTTTGGTTGCGGGTGTATTGGTGGGGATAATTCTCGGCAATCCAGTTCAGGGAGCTATTGTAGGCGCGGCCGTTCAGATGCCCTTTATTGCATACATTTTTGCAGGAGGTGCGCAACCAAATGATCCTGGACTTGCGGGAACCTTAGGTGTTGCCTTGGCTCTTGCTGCCAATCTTGATCCTGAATCTGCGGTAGCCATTTCTGTTCCAATTGCACTAATCGGAACAATCATCAATGTTGTGAGAATGACCCTTGATGTAACATTCGTTCATATGATTGATGCCGCTGCAGCTCGAGGAAACATGAAACAAGC includes:
- a CDS encoding PTS sugar transporter subunit IIA — translated: MIGIVIIGHADFSKGMRSAIELLAGNSPQLETLGLYPGDNPLEFKNKAIVAIDSVNMGDGVLVLIDLFGGTPCNTVAQLLESKDIYAVAGINLPLAIQAVFARDEMSIEELARNILETGRTSLIDVRTHYQMISENSEEENF
- a CDS encoding PTS sugar transporter subunit IIB, with the protein product MDVKGMESIVLTRVDDRLVHGQVMTSWSKATNANKFMVIDDEVAANDLMKTVLKGVIPGNIKLGIFTIAKAADRLTKGFKPDDRVIILVKTPITILKLQKMGISFKHLNIGGIGTRSDRETLWRNIAVTADEKNAIKELISEGTEVFIQITADDSKVDVAKLIV